One stretch of Variovorax sp. TBS-050B DNA includes these proteins:
- a CDS encoding response regulator transcription factor, with amino-acid sequence MSIYVIDDHPLMRDAIVMVLRRLRPAENIVELDRLDKLAGSVAQRGAPTLFCLDLKLPDTNGVSGVVAVKQVYPNVPIAVYSAAPAADMEDACIEAGADTYIEKSASSAELAAALRGLLMAGSEEADEPALASNSKLSKRQTQLIAMLDKGMSNRDIATDLEISEHTVKVHLWRLFRRLGVKSRTQALHYARTNGLLSSGN; translated from the coding sequence ATGAGCATTTATGTCATCGACGACCACCCCCTGATGCGCGACGCGATCGTGATGGTGCTGCGACGCCTTCGGCCGGCCGAGAACATCGTTGAACTCGACCGCCTCGACAAGCTCGCGGGCTCCGTGGCGCAGCGCGGCGCGCCCACGCTGTTCTGCCTCGACCTGAAGCTGCCGGACACCAACGGCGTCTCGGGCGTGGTCGCGGTCAAGCAGGTCTATCCGAACGTGCCGATCGCCGTCTACTCGGCGGCGCCGGCCGCGGACATGGAAGACGCCTGCATCGAAGCGGGCGCCGACACCTACATCGAGAAGTCGGCGAGTTCGGCCGAGCTCGCGGCGGCGCTGCGCGGCCTGCTGATGGCCGGCTCCGAGGAAGCCGACGAGCCGGCCCTGGCGAGCAACAGCAAGCTCTCGAAGCGCCAGACGCAACTGATCGCGATGCTCGACAAGGGCATGAGCAACCGCGACATCGCGACCGACCTCGAGATCAGCGAGCACACGGTCAAGGTGCACCTGTGGCGCCTGTTCCGCCGGCTGGGCGTGAAGAGCCGCACGCAGGCGCTGCACTACGCGCGCACGAACGGCTTGCTGTCGTCGGGGAACTGA
- a CDS encoding HAMP domain-containing sensor histidine kinase, translating into MANPSITSVTPVPASADEAESWVRGELIRSLMRSARGSYLVSAALMPAMVGLNWSYVPRWELLTWLAAGLIATICRAWGARVYAVRYAGRSASAQLQFTERYGFVWSTSAIVWGLSILLFFERTPQVNQFMSWLIVAGVGTFPLNGLALHPPLLKRYVNTLFITMLGAVLIRLVSLNIEEPHFQYGYLMPILPMLHWFLLLRAGRHIHETARNSLELLFHNHILIKSLTQQRQAAVSAVAMKNRFLASAAHDMRQPVLALSLYADWLRNEPELVLELAPKIVRATHAVNALFDSMFDLARIDSGQVRLHIERVDVAELLHDLELQYRPVAESRGLDFRVHVTEGSFLTDPIRVRRMIGNLLANAIKYTTHGGVLLASRQTRDGLRVEVWDTGIGIAPEHLRDVFLEFYKVADHAGTSDGFGLGLAIVARLSHVLGHPVSVRSRLGSGSVFRVALHDADEAVAQARVSASGG; encoded by the coding sequence ATGGCCAATCCGTCGATCACGAGCGTGACACCGGTTCCGGCCTCCGCAGACGAAGCCGAATCGTGGGTCCGCGGCGAGTTGATCCGCAGCCTGATGCGTTCCGCGCGCGGTTCCTACCTCGTGTCGGCGGCGCTGATGCCCGCCATGGTCGGCCTGAACTGGAGCTACGTGCCGCGGTGGGAACTGCTCACCTGGCTCGCGGCCGGCCTCATCGCCACCATCTGCCGCGCATGGGGCGCGCGGGTCTATGCGGTGCGCTATGCGGGGCGCAGCGCCTCGGCGCAGCTGCAGTTCACCGAGCGCTATGGCTTCGTCTGGAGCACCAGCGCGATCGTCTGGGGCCTGTCGATCCTGCTGTTCTTCGAGCGCACGCCCCAGGTCAACCAGTTCATGAGCTGGCTGATCGTGGCCGGGGTGGGCACCTTTCCGCTCAACGGCCTGGCGCTGCATCCGCCGCTGCTCAAGCGCTACGTCAACACGCTGTTCATCACGATGCTCGGCGCGGTGCTGATCCGGCTCGTGAGCCTCAACATCGAGGAGCCGCATTTCCAGTACGGCTACCTGATGCCGATCCTGCCGATGCTGCACTGGTTCCTGCTGCTGCGCGCCGGCCGCCACATCCACGAGACGGCGCGCAACAGCCTGGAGCTGCTGTTCCACAACCACATCCTGATCAAGTCGCTCACGCAGCAGCGGCAGGCCGCGGTGTCGGCCGTGGCGATGAAGAACCGCTTCCTCGCGAGCGCCGCGCACGACATGCGGCAACCGGTGCTGGCGCTGTCGCTCTACGCCGACTGGCTGCGCAACGAGCCGGAACTGGTGCTCGAACTCGCGCCCAAGATCGTGCGCGCCACGCATGCGGTGAACGCGCTCTTCGATTCGATGTTCGACCTCGCGCGCATCGACTCGGGGCAGGTGCGGCTGCACATCGAGCGCGTCGACGTGGCCGAGCTGCTGCACGACCTCGAACTGCAGTACCGCCCGGTGGCCGAGAGCCGCGGGCTCGATTTCCGCGTGCACGTGACGGAAGGCAGCTTCCTCACCGATCCGATCCGCGTGCGCCGCATGATCGGCAACCTGCTCGCGAACGCGATCAAGTACACCACCCATGGCGGCGTGCTGCTGGCCTCGCGCCAGACGCGCGACGGCCTCAGGGTGGAAGTGTGGGACACCGGCATCGGCATCGCGCCCGAGCATCTGCGCGACGTGTTCCTGGAGTTCTACAAGGTGGCCGACCACGCCGGCACCTCGGACGGCTTCGGCCTCGGCCTCGCGATCGTCGCGCGGCTCTCGCACGTGCTCGGCCATCCGGTCAGCGTGCGCTCGCGCCTGGGCAGCGGCAGCGTCTTCCGCGTGGCGCTGCACGACGCCGACGAGGCGGTGGCGCAGGCCCGCGTCAGCGCCTCCGGCGGCTGA
- a CDS encoding glycosyltransferase: protein MPGSIGFHCFGMFRTRGWPRPEILPFEYARTDPVFVIDADNQIYPRALERLLEAFNGREYDAAYSQIELFGNQTGLGLADVWSKNLFRSGNYVDAMALISKRSWSQVGGYSHIESGWEDFDFWCKFVDHGMEAIFVPEILCRYRVHGASMLRTDTIAATERLRVELTLRHPWLEL from the coding sequence GTGCCCGGTTCGATCGGGTTTCATTGCTTCGGCATGTTCAGAACCAGGGGTTGGCCGAGGCCCGAAATACTGCCCTTCGAGTACGCCCGGACGGACCCTGTATTCGTCATCGACGCGGATAACCAGATTTACCCTAGAGCGCTCGAACGGCTGCTGGAGGCTTTCAACGGCCGCGAATACGATGCGGCATATTCTCAGATCGAACTCTTCGGCAACCAGACCGGATTGGGGCTGGCGGATGTATGGAGCAAGAATCTTTTCCGATCCGGCAATTATGTCGATGCGATGGCATTGATCTCCAAGCGGTCGTGGTCACAGGTGGGTGGCTACTCTCACATCGAAAGCGGATGGGAGGATTTCGATTTCTGGTGCAAATTCGTGGACCACGGGATGGAGGCGATCTTTGTGCCGGAGATCCTGTGCCGCTACCGCGTGCACGGAGCTTCGATGCTGCGTACCGACACGATTGCTGCCACGGAGAGACTGAGGGTCGAGCTGACACTCCGCCATCCGTGGCTCGAGCTTTGA
- a CDS encoding polysaccharide pyruvyl transferase family protein — protein MLPSFSDDPFLLLLQSLAGEHVHFFPKSGNAGDGFIAHATYELFKSYGIKFTAHHQTDTVRSGTVLIGGGGNLVEGRYDDVADLIRRHEAVDRIILLPHTIVGFADVLSRTKQNLTVFCREPVSHRMALMNGASEKNTHLSHDVTFFLDDSFFARYFQAGSGSLSAFRTDGEAAGRIPIPRGNVDISMSWNGDVWTSEEFCGHATNSMAAFIAPFEMVRTDRLHVSILSAFLKKKVYLLPNAYYKNRAVFEHSMRSRFPNAIFVNTSADSTEPDLEGHGTLPDADESARERRWRLELEEARAVIQELKEALERETTQREKHQRALRLQKDRWDLSMRELRSELENSDARCLAGKHREDELLLELARTHAELKKVLASSSWRITRPLRVVAEGIPGGFKEQIRKIIGKSN, from the coding sequence ATGTTGCCCTCTTTTTCCGACGATCCATTTTTATTGTTGCTGCAGTCGCTCGCCGGCGAGCATGTTCACTTTTTCCCGAAATCGGGGAATGCCGGTGACGGATTTATTGCTCATGCAACCTACGAGTTGTTCAAGTCGTACGGAATAAAATTCACGGCGCATCATCAGACTGACACGGTTCGAAGTGGGACTGTGTTGATCGGCGGCGGTGGCAACCTCGTGGAAGGCCGATATGACGACGTGGCGGATCTGATCAGACGTCACGAAGCGGTGGACCGCATCATCTTGCTGCCCCATACCATCGTGGGCTTTGCGGATGTGCTTTCTCGTACCAAGCAGAATCTCACGGTATTCTGTCGCGAGCCCGTTTCCCATCGCATGGCATTGATGAACGGGGCCTCGGAGAAGAATACCCACTTGTCCCACGACGTCACATTCTTTCTGGATGACTCGTTTTTTGCCCGGTATTTTCAAGCAGGTTCCGGTTCTCTAAGCGCGTTTCGCACCGATGGTGAGGCGGCAGGCCGGATTCCTATACCGAGGGGAAATGTCGATATCTCCATGTCATGGAACGGAGATGTTTGGACTTCCGAGGAATTCTGCGGCCATGCCACGAACTCGATGGCTGCCTTCATCGCGCCATTCGAAATGGTTCGTACGGACAGATTGCATGTTTCGATCTTGTCCGCTTTCTTGAAAAAAAAGGTTTATTTGCTGCCAAATGCGTATTACAAAAATCGCGCGGTCTTTGAGCACTCGATGAGATCTCGATTTCCGAACGCGATTTTCGTGAATACCTCGGCGGATTCGACCGAACCGGACCTTGAAGGCCATGGCACGTTGCCAGACGCCGATGAGTCGGCGCGGGAACGGCGATGGAGGCTTGAGCTCGAAGAGGCTCGCGCTGTCATTCAGGAATTGAAAGAGGCACTCGAGCGAGAAACCACGCAGCGGGAAAAGCACCAGAGGGCGCTGCGATTGCAAAAGGACCGGTGGGACCTGAGCATGCGGGAGTTGAGAAGCGAGCTTGAAAACAGCGATGCGAGATGCCTTGCCGGAAAGCACCGTGAAGATGAGCTCCTGCTCGAGCTGGCTCGCACCCATGCAGAACTGAAAAAGGTGCTTGCCTCCTCCAGTTGGCGAATCACTCGGCCGCTCCGAGTGGTTGCAGAAGGCATTCCAGGCGGCTTCAAAGAACAGATCCGAAAGATCATCGGAAAAAGCAACTGA
- the serS gene encoding serine--tRNA ligase: MLDITLLRKDLASAVAGLEKRKKNQPYLDVAAFTALEAERKTLQTRTEEIQARRNVLNKQIGPLKAKGESVDALMAEVNALKAEQESGAKRLDAIQPELQALLLAVPNLPHASVPVGEDETANVEQRRWSPQGGAGASAAPLGFTPRDHVDLGAPLGLDFETGAKLAGSRFTVMKGPIARLHRALAQFMLDMQTQQHGYTECYVPYIVNAATLSGTGQLPKFEGDLFAAKKGGQDGEPAPDHSALYLIPTAEVPLTNFVRDEVVAESQLPIRLTAHSPCFRSEAGSAGRDTRGMIRQHQFDKVEMVQIVHPEKSYEALEQMTGHAEAVLQALELPYRVVLLCTGDMGFGATKTYDLEVWLPAQDTYREISSVSNCEAFQARRLQARFKNAQGKNELVHTLNGSGLAVGRTLVAVLENHQNEDGSIRVPAALRPYLGGLETLRP; the protein is encoded by the coding sequence ATGCTCGACATCACCCTGCTCCGCAAAGACCTGGCCTCGGCCGTCGCCGGTCTCGAAAAACGCAAGAAGAACCAGCCCTACCTCGACGTCGCGGCCTTCACCGCGCTCGAGGCCGAGCGCAAGACCCTGCAGACCCGCACCGAGGAAATCCAGGCCCGCCGCAACGTGCTCAACAAGCAGATCGGCCCGCTGAAGGCCAAGGGCGAATCGGTCGATGCGCTGATGGCCGAGGTCAACGCGCTCAAGGCCGAGCAGGAATCGGGCGCGAAGCGCCTCGACGCGATCCAGCCCGAACTGCAGGCGCTTCTGCTGGCCGTGCCGAACCTGCCGCACGCCAGCGTGCCGGTCGGCGAGGACGAGACCGCCAACGTCGAGCAGCGCCGCTGGAGCCCGCAGGGCGGCGCCGGCGCATCGGCCGCGCCGCTGGGCTTCACGCCCAGGGACCATGTCGACCTTGGCGCGCCGCTGGGGCTCGACTTCGAGACCGGCGCCAAGCTCGCCGGCTCGCGCTTCACCGTGATGAAGGGCCCGATCGCCCGGCTGCACCGCGCGCTCGCGCAGTTCATGCTCGACATGCAGACGCAGCAGCACGGCTACACCGAGTGCTACGTGCCCTACATCGTCAACGCCGCCACCCTGAGCGGCACCGGCCAGCTGCCGAAGTTCGAGGGCGACCTGTTCGCCGCCAAGAAGGGCGGTCAGGACGGCGAGCCCGCGCCCGACCATTCGGCGCTCTACCTCATTCCGACCGCCGAAGTGCCGCTCACCAACTTCGTGCGCGACGAGGTGGTGGCCGAGTCGCAGCTGCCGATCCGGCTTACCGCGCATTCGCCGTGCTTCCGCTCCGAGGCCGGCAGCGCCGGCCGCGACACGCGCGGCATGATCCGCCAGCACCAGTTCGACAAGGTCGAGATGGTGCAGATCGTGCACCCCGAGAAGAGCTACGAAGCGCTCGAGCAGATGACCGGCCATGCCGAGGCCGTGCTGCAGGCGCTGGAGCTGCCCTACCGCGTGGTGCTGCTGTGCACCGGCGACATGGGCTTCGGCGCCACCAAGACCTACGACCTCGAGGTGTGGCTGCCGGCGCAGGACACCTACCGCGAGATCAGCTCGGTCTCGAACTGCGAAGCCTTCCAGGCGCGCCGCCTGCAGGCGCGCTTCAAGAACGCCCAGGGCAAGAACGAACTGGTCCACACGCTCAACGGCTCCGGCCTGGCCGTGGGCCGCACGCTCGTGGCGGTGCTAGAGAACCACCAGAACGAGGACGGCTCGATCCGCGTGCCCGCCGCGCTGCGCCCCTACCTGGGCGGCCTGGAAACGCTGCGGCCCTGA
- a CDS encoding threonine/serine dehydratase: MIHATTNWRLETEGAVRRLQAASAGFLRETPLWKLPAGAFGLEIPQAEIWLKLEHLQVSGSFKARGMMNRLLANEIPASGVVVASGGNAGIATAAAARALGVRCQVFLPGLSPEAKRARLRALGAEVVVVGEVYADALAACLARQKETGALLTHAYDQPEVVAGAGTLGHEIETQGGLPDAVLVSVGGGGLVAGLAGWFERRARVVALEPERAPTLFRAREAGEPVDVEVGGIAADSLGARRIGAIAWELTQQHVQSALLLSDDAIRAAQQWLWKEMKLAVEPAAALPLAALQTGAYRPREGEKVCLIVCGANVDPATLA; encoded by the coding sequence TTGATTCACGCGACAACCAATTGGCGCCTCGAGACCGAGGGCGCCGTGCGCAGGCTGCAGGCCGCTTCGGCGGGCTTCCTGCGCGAAACCCCGCTCTGGAAGCTGCCCGCGGGCGCCTTCGGCCTCGAGATTCCGCAGGCCGAGATCTGGCTCAAGCTCGAGCATCTGCAGGTGAGCGGCAGCTTCAAGGCGCGCGGCATGATGAACCGGCTGCTGGCCAACGAGATTCCGGCAAGCGGCGTCGTCGTCGCCTCGGGCGGCAACGCGGGCATCGCGACGGCCGCGGCGGCGCGGGCGCTCGGCGTGCGCTGCCAGGTGTTCCTGCCCGGCCTCTCGCCCGAGGCCAAACGCGCCCGGCTGCGCGCCCTCGGCGCCGAGGTGGTGGTCGTCGGCGAGGTCTATGCCGACGCGCTCGCCGCATGCCTCGCGCGGCAGAAGGAAACCGGCGCGCTGCTGACCCACGCCTACGACCAGCCCGAAGTCGTGGCCGGTGCCGGCACCCTGGGCCACGAGATCGAGACGCAGGGCGGACTGCCCGACGCGGTGCTCGTGAGCGTGGGCGGCGGCGGGCTGGTCGCCGGTCTTGCCGGCTGGTTCGAGCGGCGAGCCCGCGTGGTGGCGCTCGAACCCGAGCGCGCTCCGACGCTGTTTCGCGCACGCGAGGCCGGCGAGCCGGTCGACGTCGAGGTCGGCGGCATCGCGGCCGATTCGCTCGGCGCGCGGCGCATCGGCGCCATCGCCTGGGAGCTCACGCAGCAGCATGTGCAGAGCGCGCTGCTGCTGTCCGACGATGCCATTCGCGCCGCCCAGCAGTGGCTCTGGAAGGAAATGAAGCTCGCCGTCGAGCCGGCCGCCGCGCTGCCGCTCGCCGCGCTGCAGACCGGCGCCTACCGGCCGCGCGAAGGCGAGAAGGTGTGCCTGATCGTCTGCGGCGCGAACGTGGATCCCGCCACGCTGGCCTGA
- the ispH gene encoding 4-hydroxy-3-methylbut-2-enyl diphosphate reductase produces the protein MNPGIEEVILAEPRGFCAGVDRAIEIVERAIAKFGAPIYVRHEIVHNTYVVNELKAKGAIFIEDLAEVPPGATLVFSAHGVSKAVQQEARDRGFEIFDATCPLVTKVHVEVAKLAKEGYEFIMIGHKGHPEVEGTMGQLSSGIHLVEDVEDVARVAPAQAEKLAVVTQTTLSVDDAAEIAAAVRARFPSVREPKQQDICYATQNRQDAVKILSPQVDLVIVVGSPTSSNSNRLRELAQRLGTESYMVDSAEELRPEWFEGKTRVGITAGASAPEVLVRDVIERVRAFGAVSVRKMDGIEETIKFPLPKGLKLDDIPPPGHIS, from the coding sequence ATGAACCCCGGCATCGAGGAAGTCATCCTCGCCGAACCGCGCGGCTTCTGCGCCGGCGTGGACCGTGCGATCGAGATCGTCGAGCGCGCGATCGCCAAGTTCGGCGCGCCGATCTACGTGCGTCACGAGATCGTGCACAACACCTACGTTGTCAACGAGCTCAAGGCCAAGGGCGCGATCTTCATCGAGGACCTGGCCGAGGTGCCGCCCGGCGCCACGCTGGTGTTCAGCGCCCACGGCGTGAGCAAGGCGGTGCAGCAGGAGGCGCGCGACCGCGGCTTCGAGATCTTCGACGCCACCTGCCCGCTCGTGACCAAGGTGCACGTCGAGGTCGCCAAGCTCGCGAAAGAGGGCTACGAATTCATCATGATCGGCCACAAGGGGCACCCCGAGGTCGAGGGCACGATGGGCCAGCTCTCGAGCGGCATCCACCTGGTCGAGGACGTGGAGGACGTGGCCAGGGTCGCGCCCGCGCAGGCCGAGAAGCTCGCGGTGGTGACCCAGACCACGCTCAGCGTCGACGACGCGGCCGAGATCGCGGCGGCCGTGCGCGCGCGCTTTCCGAGCGTGCGCGAACCCAAGCAGCAGGACATCTGCTACGCCACGCAGAACCGCCAGGACGCGGTCAAGATCCTCAGCCCGCAGGTCGACCTCGTGATCGTGGTCGGCAGCCCCACCAGTTCCAACAGCAACCGCCTGCGCGAACTCGCGCAGCGCCTCGGCACCGAGAGCTACATGGTCGATTCGGCCGAGGAACTCAGGCCCGAGTGGTTCGAGGGCAAGACGCGCGTCGGCATCACCGCCGGGGCATCGGCGCCCGAGGTCCTGGTGCGCGACGTGATCGAGCGCGTGCGGGCCTTCGGCGCGGTGTCGGTCCGCAAGATGGACGGCATCGAGGAGACCATCAAGTTCCCGCTGCCCAAGGGGCTCAAGCTCGACGACATTCCACCACCGGGACACATCTCTTGA
- a CDS encoding FKBP-type peptidyl-prolyl cis-trans isomerase, translated as MSHVVNSGSFLTLHYRLAGPAGDIINTFADKPATLSLGTGELSPAVEQRLIGLEEGTHATFELPAGEAFGERNPEMQQWVARKLLAQMGDPDEQYAVGDVVQFPTPDGAGSYAGAVVESNETAVRFDFNHPLAGQPVTFEVKLIGVL; from the coding sequence ATGTCCCACGTCGTGAATTCCGGCTCCTTCCTGACCCTGCATTACCGCCTCGCGGGACCGGCAGGCGACATCATCAACACCTTCGCCGACAAGCCCGCGACCCTGTCGCTCGGCACCGGCGAGCTTTCGCCCGCGGTCGAGCAGCGGCTGATCGGCCTGGAGGAGGGCACGCACGCCACCTTCGAGCTGCCTGCCGGCGAGGCCTTCGGCGAGCGCAATCCCGAGATGCAGCAATGGGTGGCGCGCAAGCTGCTCGCGCAGATGGGCGATCCCGACGAGCAGTACGCGGTCGGCGACGTGGTGCAGTTCCCCACGCCCGACGGCGCCGGCAGCTATGCGGGCGCAGTGGTCGAATCGAACGAGACGGCGGTGCGCTTCGACTTCAACCATCCGCTCGCGGGCCAGCCCGTGACCTTCGAAGTCAAGCTGATCGGGGTGCTGTGA
- the radC gene encoding DNA repair protein RadC encodes MAFKDLPAHARPREKLMARGAAALADAELLALLLRTGVAGKNVLQLSQELLERFGGLAGLLQTSAEDLKTVKGMGGDTKRAELIAVLELARRAMAERLKERTVFDSPEAVKQYLQMHIGARPYEVFAVLFLDAQHRLIVLEELFRGTLNQTSVYPREVVVRALHHQAAAVVLSHNHPSGSIAPSRADESLTQTLRAALSLVDVRVLDHVIVSAGQSFSMAEQGLL; translated from the coding sequence ATGGCATTCAAGGACCTCCCCGCCCACGCCCGCCCGCGCGAGAAGCTCATGGCGCGCGGCGCCGCTGCGCTGGCCGATGCCGAGCTGCTGGCGCTGCTGCTGCGCACCGGCGTCGCGGGAAAGAACGTGCTCCAGCTGTCGCAGGAACTGCTCGAACGCTTCGGCGGCCTCGCGGGCCTGCTGCAGACCAGCGCGGAAGACCTCAAGACGGTCAAGGGCATGGGCGGCGACACCAAGCGCGCCGAACTCATCGCGGTGCTCGAGCTCGCGCGCCGCGCCATGGCGGAGCGCCTGAAGGAACGAACGGTCTTCGATTCGCCCGAGGCGGTCAAGCAGTACCTGCAGATGCACATCGGCGCGCGGCCCTACGAAGTGTTCGCGGTGCTGTTCCTCGACGCGCAGCACCGGCTGATCGTGCTGGAGGAGCTGTTCCGCGGCACGCTGAACCAGACCAGCGTCTATCCGCGCGAAGTGGTGGTGCGCGCCCTGCACCACCAGGCCGCGGCCGTGGTGCTGTCGCACAACCATCCGAGCGGCAGCATCGCGCCCTCGCGCGCCGACGAGTCGCTCACGCAGACGCTGCGCGCCGCGCTCTCGCTGGTCGACGTGCGGGTACTCGACCACGTCATCGTCAGCGCCGGCCAGAGCTTCTCGATGGCCGAACAGGGCCTGCTCTGA
- a CDS encoding Smr/MutS family protein, with amino-acid sequence MAPRKPPAPAPLKDLADLKKVQRAIAETREREAAEAAARAAAERRRAAEKDLFTRAIGATAPLKRKAVVALAPEPPAPIPVQHQLDEQRVLRESLSDEFDVTTLLDVDDAMSFRRPGIGTDVTARLRKGDWSIQAQIDLHGMRSDEAREALGGFIRNAHKQGLRCVRVVHGKGLGSPGRQPVLKTKTQRWLIQKNEVIAFVQAKPAEGGAGALVVLLAPARR; translated from the coding sequence ATGGCGCCGCGCAAGCCTCCTGCCCCGGCGCCGCTCAAGGACCTTGCGGACCTGAAGAAGGTGCAGCGCGCGATCGCCGAGACCCGCGAGCGCGAGGCCGCCGAAGCCGCAGCGCGCGCCGCGGCCGAACGCCGGCGCGCGGCCGAGAAGGACCTGTTCACGCGCGCGATCGGCGCGACGGCGCCGCTCAAGCGCAAGGCGGTGGTGGCGCTCGCGCCCGAGCCGCCGGCGCCCATTCCGGTGCAGCACCAGCTCGACGAGCAGCGCGTGCTGCGCGAATCGCTGTCCGACGAGTTCGACGTGACCACGCTGCTCGACGTCGACGATGCGATGAGCTTCCGCCGCCCCGGCATCGGCACCGACGTGACCGCGCGGCTGCGCAAGGGCGACTGGAGCATCCAGGCCCAGATCGACCTGCACGGCATGCGCAGCGACGAGGCGCGCGAGGCGCTCGGCGGCTTCATCCGCAATGCCCACAAGCAGGGGCTGCGCTGCGTGCGCGTGGTGCACGGCAAGGGCCTGGGCTCGCCCGGTCGCCAGCCGGTGCTCAAGACCAAGACCCAGCGCTGGCTGATCCAGAAGAACGAGGTCATCGCCTTCGTGCAGGCCAAGCCCGCCGAGGGCGGTGCCGGCGCGCTCGTGGTGCTGCTCGCGCCGGCGCGGCGCTGA
- a CDS encoding FAD-dependent oxidoreductase, with product MNSIVIIGGGHAAAQLCAGLAEAGQGARVHLVCEEACEPYHRPPLSKAFLKNAEETPQPHKAADWYREAGITLHLGDAAVAIDRAARTVTLRSGAVLPWEHLVLATGTRARQMPDLPPGLENVASLRAADEAHRLRARLADAQQVTILGGGFIGLEVAATARALGKQVRVIESAPRLLGRAVSPEFSAHVLATHRAAGIEIALGARTGAFEVEGDRLRSIEVDGVKHPVDLLLLGIGAVPETALAQAAGIECADGIVVDAHMQTSAPGVLAVGDCTRFPDRRAGRALRLESVQNANDQARTAVATLTGAARPHDAVAWFWSDQGALRLQMAGLMPAEGTPGLASVRRPGPKPDAFSLFHYVDGQLVCVESVNAPVDHMMSRKLLEAGRSPAPEAVADAAVPLKNHLA from the coding sequence ATGAATTCCATCGTCATCATCGGCGGCGGCCACGCCGCGGCCCAGCTCTGCGCGGGCCTGGCGGAAGCCGGGCAGGGCGCGCGCGTGCATCTGGTCTGCGAGGAGGCCTGCGAGCCCTACCACCGGCCGCCGCTGTCGAAGGCCTTCCTGAAGAACGCCGAAGAAACCCCGCAGCCGCACAAGGCCGCCGACTGGTACCGCGAGGCCGGCATCACGCTGCACCTGGGCGATGCCGCCGTGGCGATCGACCGCGCGGCGCGCACCGTCACGCTGCGCTCGGGCGCGGTGCTGCCCTGGGAACACCTCGTGCTGGCCACCGGCACGCGCGCACGGCAGATGCCCGACCTGCCGCCGGGCCTGGAGAACGTCGCGAGCCTGCGCGCCGCCGACGAGGCGCACCGGCTGCGCGCGCGGCTGGCCGATGCGCAGCAGGTCACCATCCTCGGCGGCGGCTTCATCGGCCTGGAGGTGGCCGCGACCGCACGCGCGCTCGGCAAGCAGGTGCGGGTGATCGAAAGCGCGCCGCGGCTGCTGGGCCGCGCGGTGTCGCCCGAATTCTCGGCGCATGTGCTGGCCACGCACCGCGCGGCGGGCATCGAGATCGCGCTCGGCGCGCGCACGGGCGCCTTCGAGGTCGAGGGCGACCGGCTGCGCTCGATCGAGGTCGACGGCGTGAAGCATCCGGTCGACCTGCTGCTGCTGGGCATCGGCGCCGTGCCCGAGACCGCGCTCGCGCAGGCCGCGGGCATCGAATGCGCCGACGGCATCGTGGTCGACGCCCACATGCAGACCAGCGCGCCCGGCGTGCTCGCGGTCGGCGACTGCACGCGCTTTCCCGACCGCCGCGCGGGCCGCGCGCTGCGGCTCGAATCGGTGCAGAACGCGAACGACCAGGCGCGCACCGCGGTCGCGACGCTGACCGGTGCGGCGCGGCCGCACGATGCGGTGGCGTGGTTCTGGTCCGACCAGGGCGCCCTGCGGCTGCAGATGGCCGGCCTGATGCCCGCCGAGGGCACGCCCGGGCTCGCGAGCGTGCGCCGGCCCGGTCCCAAGCCCGATGCCTTCTCGCTGTTCCACTACGTCGATGGCCAGCTCGTGTGCGTGGAGTCGGTCAATGCGCCGGTCGACCACATGATGAGCCGCAAGCTGCTCGAGGCCGGCCGCAGCCCCGCGCCCGAAGCCGTGGCGGATGCCGCGGTGCCGCTCAAGAACCATCTGGCTTGA
- a CDS encoding group II truncated hemoglobin, protein MQIQEKPPFDTPFEWIGGEPKVQALVDRFYDLMELEPAYAQLRAVHGPDLDNARQRLFWFLCGWLGGPQHYTDRFGHPMLRARHLPQSIGGHTIGIKERDQWLACMDQAMGETGVPEGLRARLRDSFFQTADWMRNRNG, encoded by the coding sequence ATGCAGATTCAAGAAAAGCCGCCCTTCGACACGCCCTTCGAATGGATCGGCGGCGAGCCCAAGGTCCAGGCGCTGGTCGATCGCTTCTACGACCTGATGGAACTCGAGCCGGCCTATGCGCAGTTGCGCGCGGTGCACGGTCCCGACCTCGACAACGCGCGCCAGCGCCTCTTCTGGTTCCTTTGCGGCTGGCTGGGCGGGCCGCAGCACTACACCGACCGCTTCGGCCATCCGATGCTGCGTGCGCGCCATCTGCCGCAGAGCATCGGCGGCCACACCATCGGCATCAAGGAGCGCGACCAGTGGCTCGCCTGCATGGACCAGGCGATGGGCGAGACCGGCGTGCCCGAGGGCCTGCGCGCGCGGCTGCGCGACTCCTTCTTCCAGACGGCCGACTGGATGCGCAACCGCAACGGTTGA